Proteins co-encoded in one Candidatus Nezhaarchaeota archaeon genomic window:
- the gatE gene encoding Glu-tRNA(Gln) amidotransferase subunit GatE, translated as MELVPGGLDYEALGLRVGLELHQQLDTRHKLFCSCPTKLRDDEPDVKLLRRLRPTQSELGQVDEAALFEFKRGRIYLYEAYNDTVCLVEMDEEPPHEINPEALDIALEVALLLKATPVDQVCVMRKLVIDGSNTTGFQRTMLVAVGGPEALIDDREGPVRVETICLEEDAARKIDERGELVEYRLDRLGIPLIEVATAPMIKSPEQAKRVALKIGRLLRATGKVKRGLGTIRQDLNVSIREGAKVEIKGVQDLDLLPKIIELEVIRQLSLLKIAKELRNRGVGLSDVVEEFIDVSGVFSATRCKVIASGLQAGQRVMAVKLPGFAGLIGLEIQPGRRFGTELKDYAVYWGGVSGIFHTDELPAYGISMEETEELKKRMAARELDAVVFTVAPVERAKEALRAVVDRAKLAVLGVPEETRSANPDGTTKYSRPRPGAARMYPETDVRPMVISQEKLEEIKKHLPETPEEKLRRFVNIYKLPGELAEAMLRSRRLELFERAVEEAKAPPLLIASTIEYTLKGLKKEGVNVDAVDDERLLEVFRVVAEGRASKEAIPELVKWLASRQEGTVEEALRELGLKALSEDELRRIIVEVVDSNIDLVKRRGEGAVNALMGDVMKRVRGRVDGGLVAKLIKEELKARLSGL; from the coding sequence ACTACGAAGCCCTGGGCTTAAGGGTGGGGCTTGAGCTCCACCAGCAGCTAGATACTCGACACAAGCTCTTCTGCAGCTGCCCTACGAAGCTTAGGGACGACGAGCCGGACGTGAAGCTCCTTAGGAGGCTTAGGCCTACACAGAGTGAGCTAGGCCAGGTGGACGAGGCGGCCCTTTTTGAGTTTAAGAGGGGAAGAATCTACCTATACGAGGCGTACAACGACACAGTCTGCTTGGTGGAGATGGATGAGGAGCCCCCACACGAAATTAATCCTGAAGCCCTAGACATAGCCCTAGAGGTAGCCCTCCTCCTAAAGGCTACGCCTGTGGATCAAGTGTGCGTGATGAGGAAGCTAGTGATAGACGGCTCGAACACCACCGGCTTTCAGAGGACCATGCTCGTCGCCGTCGGCGGGCCCGAGGCCCTGATAGACGATAGGGAGGGGCCGGTTAGAGTAGAGACCATTTGCTTAGAGGAAGACGCTGCGCGTAAGATAGATGAGCGTGGGGAGCTAGTGGAGTATAGGCTGGACAGGCTCGGCATACCGTTGATAGAGGTAGCGACTGCGCCTATGATTAAGAGCCCCGAGCAAGCCAAGAGGGTGGCCTTGAAGATAGGCAGGCTTCTGAGGGCCACGGGGAAGGTTAAGCGAGGGCTTGGCACTATTAGGCAGGACCTAAACGTCTCCATAAGGGAGGGGGCTAAGGTAGAGATTAAGGGGGTCCAAGACCTAGACCTACTCCCTAAGATCATAGAGCTCGAGGTCATTAGGCAGCTGAGCCTCCTCAAGATAGCTAAGGAGCTTAGGAACAGGGGGGTGGGCTTGTCTGATGTAGTGGAAGAGTTCATCGACGTCTCCGGCGTGTTTAGCGCTACGCGCTGCAAGGTAATAGCGTCTGGCCTACAAGCTGGGCAGAGGGTAATGGCGGTTAAGCTTCCAGGCTTCGCGGGCCTAATCGGCCTCGAAATTCAGCCGGGCCGCCGCTTTGGGACTGAGCTAAAGGACTACGCTGTCTACTGGGGCGGCGTCAGCGGGATCTTCCACACTGATGAGCTACCCGCCTACGGCATATCTATGGAGGAAACTGAGGAGCTTAAGAAGAGGATGGCTGCTAGGGAGCTGGACGCGGTCGTCTTCACGGTTGCCCCCGTGGAGCGAGCAAAGGAGGCGTTGAGGGCAGTAGTCGATAGAGCTAAGCTAGCAGTGCTAGGCGTCCCTGAGGAGACTAGGAGCGCGAACCCTGACGGCACCACTAAGTATAGCAGGCCGAGGCCCGGGGCGGCTAGGATGTACCCTGAGACTGACGTGAGGCCGATGGTTATTAGCCAGGAGAAGCTCGAAGAGATCAAGAAGCATCTACCTGAGACCCCCGAGGAGAAGCTGAGGCGCTTCGTAAACATCTACAAGCTTCCCGGTGAGCTAGCAGAGGCAATGTTGAGGTCGCGTAGGCTAGAGCTCTTTGAGAGGGCTGTTGAAGAGGCGAAGGCTCCACCACTCCTCATAGCCTCAACTATCGAGTACACGCTGAAGGGCTTGAAGAAAGAGGGGGTTAACGTGGACGCTGTAGACGACGAGAGGCTCCTAGAGGTCTTTAGGGTCGTCGCCGAGGGTAGGGCTTCGAAGGAGGCCATCCCTGAGCTAGTGAAGTGGCTAGCTTCTAGGCAGGAGGGCACGGTCGAGGAGGCGCTGAGGGAACTGGGGCTTAAGGCCTTGAGCGAGGACGAGCTCCGTAGGATAATAGTCGAGGTCGTGGACTCAAACATAGACCTCGTTAAGAGGAGAGGGGAGGGGGCGGTGAACGCCTTAATGGGGGACGTTATGAAGCGAGTTAGGGGTAGGGTGGACGGAGGCCTCGTAGCTAAGCTCATTAAGGAGGAGCTTAAGGCTAGGCTGAGTGGCCTTTGA